The following coding sequences are from one Paenibacillus sp. JDR-2 window:
- the rpoD gene encoding RNA polymerase sigma factor RpoD translates to MANDQHTELDAEQKLDLVKEQLIEQGKKRASLTYKEIMEKLSPFDQDPEQIDEFFEQLDDLGIEVLNERDEDRDPLNRGEDSERESDDFNFDDDLALPPGIKINDPVRMYLKEIGRVPLLSADDEIELARRIENGDEEAKRRLAEANLRLVVSIAKRYVGRGMLFLDLIQEGNMGLIKAVEKFDHQKGFKFSTYATWWIRQAITRAIADQARTIRIPVHMVETINKLIRVSRQLLQELGREPTPEEIAAEMELSTDKVREIMKIAQEPVSLETPIGEEDDSHLGDFIEDQEALAPADAAAYELLKEQLEDVLDTLTEREENVLRLRFGLDDGRTRTLEEVGKVFGVTRERIRQIEAKALRKLRHPSRSKRLKDFLE, encoded by the coding sequence ATGGCGAATGATCAGCATACTGAACTAGATGCCGAACAAAAATTGGATTTAGTGAAGGAACAATTGATTGAACAGGGGAAGAAAAGAGCCTCCTTAACTTATAAAGAGATTATGGAGAAATTATCGCCGTTTGATCAGGATCCGGAGCAAATCGATGAGTTTTTCGAACAGCTTGACGATTTGGGAATTGAGGTATTGAACGAGAGGGACGAGGATCGTGACCCGCTTAACCGCGGAGAAGATTCGGAACGCGAAAGTGATGACTTCAACTTCGACGATGACCTGGCTCTTCCTCCAGGGATTAAAATTAATGACCCTGTACGCATGTATTTGAAGGAAATCGGCCGTGTTCCGCTCTTGTCGGCGGATGATGAAATCGAATTGGCAAGACGGATTGAGAACGGGGATGAGGAAGCGAAGCGCAGACTTGCGGAAGCAAACCTTCGTCTCGTTGTCAGTATCGCGAAACGCTATGTAGGCCGGGGAATGTTGTTCCTTGATTTGATTCAGGAAGGCAACATGGGTCTGATTAAAGCGGTAGAGAAGTTTGACCATCAAAAAGGCTTTAAGTTCAGTACGTACGCAACATGGTGGATTCGCCAGGCAATTACGCGCGCCATTGCGGACCAAGCGCGTACCATTCGGATTCCGGTTCACATGGTCGAAACGATCAACAAGTTGATCCGGGTCTCGAGACAGCTCCTTCAAGAGCTCGGGCGCGAACCGACCCCGGAAGAAATCGCTGCAGAGATGGAACTTAGCACCGATAAAGTAAGGGAAATTATGAAGATTGCTCAAGAGCCGGTATCGCTCGAAACACCGATCGGTGAAGAAGACGATTCGCATCTTGGCGACTTCATTGAGGATCAGGAAGCACTTGCACCTGCTGACGCAGCGGCTTATGAGCTGCTCAAGGAGCAGTTGGAAGATGTTCTTGATACATTGACAGAGCGTGAGGAAAATGTACTCCGTCTGCGTTTTGGCCTTGACGATGGCCGTACTCGCACCCTCGAAGAGGTTGGCAAAGTATTCGGCGTAACCCGTGAACGGATTCGTCAGATCGAAGCGAAAGCACTCCGGAAGCTCCGTCACCCAAGCCGCAGCAAACGGCTTAAAGATTTCCTAGAATAA
- the glyS gene encoding glycine--tRNA ligase subunit beta, protein MAKDLLLEIGLEEVPARFVRGAMNQLKEKAVKWFDDSRIPYDSVEVFATPRRLALYVKGVAEKQEDVSEQVKGPSRKIALDDQGNWSKAALGFARSQGVDPEQFFFQELAGVEYVYANKSSVGTETASVLPEGLTNLITSMSFPKNMRWGSYELKFVRPIKWIIALFGQEIIPIEITNVKSGNVSRGHRFLGEETVVASPADYKERLRQQHVIVDVEEREQLIVAQIQELAKEKNWEIAIKEDLLEEVLFLVEYPNVLYGTFDPAFLNIPQEVLITSMREHQRYFPVLNAEGQLQPFFVTVRNGDRTSIENVAKGNEKVLRARLSDAKFFYEEDQKLAINDALAKLENIVYHEELGTVADKVRRIRATTDLIASRLGADTDTAAAASRAADICKFDLVTQMVYEFPELQGIMGEDYARKAGESEAVAKAINEHYQPRFAGDRAPASLEGAIVSLADKMDTIAGCFSIGIIPTGSQDPYALRRQASGIVQIILAQGLDLKLTDLFEAALEVHEARGMKRGADEIRKDLNDFFALRVKNVLSEQANRYDVVDAVMATGFNDLRITVERAALINDLSSGSERSEFKLTIDAFNRVCNLASKAESRTVDSALFEEAAEGALYEQWQKAHPAVAAAIAEGDIASALANLSSLKQAINAYFDSVMVMAKDDAVRSNRLATLSLIADDITAIADFSKLVW, encoded by the coding sequence ATGGCTAAGGATTTATTGCTGGAGATTGGACTTGAGGAAGTACCGGCGCGTTTTGTGCGCGGCGCTATGAACCAATTGAAGGAGAAGGCGGTCAAATGGTTCGACGATTCGCGTATTCCTTATGATTCGGTAGAAGTGTTTGCGACGCCACGGCGTCTGGCCCTGTATGTAAAAGGCGTAGCCGAGAAACAGGAAGACGTAAGCGAACAGGTTAAAGGTCCTTCGCGTAAAATCGCCCTTGATGATCAGGGCAACTGGAGCAAAGCGGCGCTTGGTTTCGCGCGCAGCCAAGGCGTTGATCCGGAGCAGTTCTTTTTCCAGGAGCTTGCCGGCGTTGAATACGTGTATGCGAACAAAAGCAGCGTAGGCACGGAAACAGCGTCCGTATTGCCGGAAGGGCTGACAAACCTGATCACATCGATGTCCTTCCCGAAAAACATGCGCTGGGGCAGTTATGAACTGAAGTTCGTGCGTCCTATCAAATGGATTATCGCTTTGTTTGGCCAAGAGATTATTCCTATTGAAATAACGAACGTGAAGAGCGGCAATGTATCCCGCGGCCATCGCTTCCTTGGCGAAGAGACGGTTGTGGCATCTCCTGCGGATTATAAAGAGCGTCTTCGCCAGCAGCATGTCATTGTTGACGTTGAAGAACGAGAGCAGCTGATCGTGGCTCAAATCCAGGAGCTTGCCAAAGAGAAGAACTGGGAAATTGCGATTAAAGAAGATTTGCTCGAAGAGGTCTTATTCCTGGTCGAGTATCCGAACGTATTATATGGAACATTTGATCCTGCATTCCTCAATATCCCGCAAGAGGTTCTTATTACGTCGATGCGCGAGCATCAGCGCTACTTCCCGGTATTAAACGCGGAAGGTCAGCTGCAGCCGTTCTTCGTAACGGTGCGTAACGGCGACCGGACTTCGATCGAGAATGTTGCGAAAGGTAACGAAAAGGTTCTTCGCGCCCGTCTTTCCGACGCGAAATTCTTCTACGAGGAAGATCAGAAGCTTGCGATTAACGATGCGCTTGCGAAACTTGAAAATATCGTTTACCACGAAGAGCTGGGAACGGTAGCGGACAAGGTTAGAAGAATCCGCGCAACAACCGATCTGATTGCTTCAAGGCTGGGTGCCGATACAGACACTGCTGCGGCAGCAAGCCGCGCGGCTGATATTTGCAAATTCGACCTGGTTACTCAAATGGTATACGAATTCCCTGAACTGCAAGGCATTATGGGCGAAGATTATGCCCGCAAAGCAGGAGAAAGCGAAGCGGTAGCGAAAGCGATCAATGAACATTATCAGCCTCGCTTTGCAGGCGACCGTGCACCGGCATCCCTAGAAGGCGCAATTGTGAGCCTTGCCGACAAAATGGACACCATCGCGGGTTGTTTCTCGATCGGCATCATTCCGACAGGTTCGCAGGATCCCTATGCTCTGCGCCGTCAGGCATCGGGTATCGTTCAGATCATACTGGCTCAAGGCCTTGACCTGAAGCTCACCGATCTGTTTGAAGCAGCTCTCGAAGTCCATGAAGCGCGCGGAATGAAACGCGGCGCGGACGAGATCCGTAAAGATTTGAACGACTTCTTTGCTCTTCGCGTGAAGAATGTTCTGTCGGAGCAAGCTAACCGTTATGACGTCGTTGATGCGGTTATGGCAACCGGCTTTAATGATTTGCGCATTACCGTTGAGCGCGCCGCGCTGATTAACGATCTGTCTTCCGGCAGCGAACGCAGCGAGTTCAAGCTGACGATTGATGCCTTTAACCGGGTATGCAACCTGGCCTCCAAAGCGGAGTCGCGTACAGTGGATTCGGCACTGTTCGAAGAAGCGGCAGAAGGTGCTCTTTACGAGCAATGGCAAAAAGCCCATCCAGCGGTTGCAGCAGCTATCGCCGAGGGAGATATTGCTTCTGCGCTTGCTAACCTGTCTTCGCTTAAGCAAGCGATTAACGCATATTTCGATTCGGTTATGGTTATGGCCAAGGATGACGCTGTGCGCAGCAACCGTCTGGCAACTCTTTCGCTTATCGCGGACGACATTACTGCTATTGCCGACTTCTCTAAGCTGGTCTGGTAA
- the glyQ gene encoding glycine--tRNA ligase subunit alpha: MNFQNMILTLQQFWAEQNCILVQPYDTEKGAGTMNPMTFLRTIGPEPWNVAYVEPSRRPADGRYGENPNRLYQHHQFQVILKPSPDNIQELYLESLKRLGIDPRHHDIRFVEDNWESPTLGAWGLGWEVWLNGMEITQFTYFQQVGGIDANPVAVEITYGMERLASYIQEKENVFDLEWVDGVTYGDVFLQPEFEHSKYTFETSDSAMLFQLFNMYEEEAKKTMEHNLVFPAYDYVLKCSHTFNLLDARGAISVTERTGYIMRVRNLARACAATYLEERERLGFPLLKKGVENNG; this comes from the coding sequence ATGAATTTTCAAAACATGATATTAACTCTGCAGCAGTTCTGGGCAGAGCAAAACTGTATTCTCGTACAGCCGTACGATACCGAGAAGGGTGCGGGAACGATGAACCCGATGACCTTCCTCCGCACGATTGGCCCAGAGCCATGGAACGTAGCTTACGTTGAGCCTTCCCGCCGTCCTGCCGACGGCCGTTACGGCGAGAACCCGAACCGGTTGTACCAGCATCATCAATTCCAGGTTATCCTGAAGCCGTCTCCGGACAACATCCAGGAGCTGTATCTGGAAAGCTTGAAACGTCTTGGAATCGATCCAAGGCATCACGATATCCGCTTTGTTGAAGACAACTGGGAGTCCCCAACCCTTGGCGCATGGGGCCTTGGCTGGGAAGTATGGCTGAACGGCATGGAAATTACCCAATTTACGTATTTCCAGCAAGTCGGCGGCATCGATGCCAACCCGGTTGCGGTCGAAATTACGTACGGCATGGAGCGTCTGGCTTCGTACATTCAGGAAAAAGAGAATGTGTTTGATCTTGAATGGGTGGACGGAGTAACTTACGGTGACGTCTTCCTGCAGCCGGAATTCGAGCATTCGAAATATACGTTTGAAACTTCCGATTCCGCGATGTTGTTCCAGCTGTTCAACATGTATGAGGAAGAAGCGAAAAAAACGATGGAGCATAACCTCGTATTCCCGGCTTACGATTACGTGCTGAAATGCTCCCATACGTTTAACCTGCTGGACGCACGCGGCGCGATCAGCGTAACGGAACGTACGGGCTACATTATGCGTGTCCGTAATCTGGCGCGGGCTTGCGCAGCGACTTATCTGGAGGAGCGGGAACGTCTCGGCTTCCCTCTGCTGAAGAAAGGAGTGGAGAACAATGGCTAA
- the recO gene encoding DNA repair protein RecO, whose amino-acid sequence MLYRVEGIVIRSMDYGEGNKIITLLTKTNGKLGVMVRGAKKVKSRHASLAQPFTYGEFVFFRNKGLGTLNAGEILESHHLLREQLDLAAYASYLAELTDKMLQEDESGAMLFEQLKAGLAAMEEGKDPQIVSHLFEMRILEAAGYAPELEICVNCSSEQGPFRLNPHAGGVLCTRCARNDAQAIPMGEGAYKLLRLFSRMDLRRLGAIQVKPETKKELKKLMRELMDAHIGIPLKSRTFLDQMDKYSFE is encoded by the coding sequence ATGCTATATCGTGTGGAGGGCATTGTCATCCGCAGCATGGACTATGGGGAAGGCAATAAAATAATTACGCTGCTGACGAAAACAAACGGAAAGCTTGGCGTAATGGTGCGCGGCGCGAAGAAGGTGAAGAGCAGACATGCTTCTCTCGCGCAGCCATTTACATACGGTGAGTTCGTATTTTTTCGGAATAAAGGTTTAGGCACGCTTAATGCTGGTGAGATTCTCGAATCTCACCATCTTTTACGTGAACAGCTCGATTTGGCGGCATACGCCTCTTATTTAGCAGAGCTAACGGACAAGATGCTCCAGGAAGACGAATCCGGTGCCATGTTGTTTGAGCAGCTTAAGGCAGGGCTTGCTGCAATGGAGGAAGGAAAAGATCCGCAAATCGTCTCGCATTTGTTCGAGATGCGTATATTAGAGGCTGCGGGTTATGCTCCGGAGCTGGAGATCTGCGTCAATTGCAGCAGTGAGCAGGGACCGTTCAGGTTAAATCCGCACGCTGGCGGCGTATTGTGTACGAGATGCGCACGAAACGATGCGCAGGCGATCCCGATGGGGGAAGGGGCTTATAAGCTTCTGCGGCTGTTCAGCCGTATGGACTTGAGGCGACTTGGAGCTATCCAAGTGAAGCCGGAGACCAAGAAGGAGCTCAAGAAGCTGATGAGGGAGCTGATGGATGCCCATATCGGCATTCCGCTGAAATCCAGAACTTTTCTTGATCAAATGGACAAATATTCCTTCGAATAA
- a CDS encoding pyruvate, water dikinase regulatory protein, translating to MAGSAEVIIYVVSDAAGDTGELVVRAAVAQFHPVQTDIRRAPFVMDVPTLERFVLQAKLSGAIVLYTLVIPHLREAMKNLAREHQVEAIDLLGSLIESLERQTGRHSRQEPGLNHVLDADYFRKVDAVEFAVRYDDAKDPSGVLKADIVLIGVSRTSKTPLSMYLAHQKFKVANIPLVPEIKPPKELFNVPVERIIGLTIGVPYLNTIRKERLKALGLPDSASYAAEDRILKELEYAEAIMKQIGCVVIDVSHRAVEETASLIMEHFRGV from the coding sequence ATGGCAGGTTCAGCTGAAGTGATTATTTACGTTGTATCCGACGCTGCGGGCGATACCGGAGAGCTCGTCGTAAGGGCAGCGGTAGCACAGTTCCATCCGGTTCAGACAGACATTCGCCGCGCACCGTTTGTCATGGATGTGCCCACTCTGGAGCGGTTCGTTCTGCAAGCCAAGCTGTCCGGCGCAATCGTTCTCTATACGCTCGTTATCCCGCATTTGCGGGAAGCGATGAAGAACCTGGCCAGGGAGCATCAAGTGGAAGCCATTGATCTGCTTGGGTCGCTGATCGAAAGCCTAGAACGGCAGACCGGCCGCCATTCGCGTCAGGAACCTGGTCTTAACCATGTTCTTGACGCGGATTATTTCCGCAAAGTGGATGCCGTCGAATTTGCAGTTCGTTACGATGATGCCAAGGACCCTTCCGGAGTACTGAAAGCGGATATCGTACTGATCGGCGTATCGCGGACGTCGAAGACACCGTTGTCCATGTATCTGGCGCATCAAAAATTCAAAGTAGCCAATATTCCGCTCGTCCCGGAAATTAAGCCGCCTAAGGAACTTTTCAACGTCCCGGTGGAACGGATTATCGGCCTTACGATTGGAGTTCCGTATTTGAACACCATTCGGAAGGAAAGGCTTAAGGCGCTTGGATTACCGGATAGCGCTTCGTATGCCGCGGAGGACCGGATCTTGAAGGAGCTTGAATACGCGGAAGCGATTATGAAACAAATCGGCTGCGTCGTGATCGATGTATCGCATCGCGCGGTAGAAGAAACGGCGAGTCTGATTATGGAGCATTTTCGCGGCGTTTAA
- the dnaG gene encoding DNA primase — MTYGKIPDDVIEAVRRHHDIVDTVSKYVHLSKNGKYMKGLCPFHSEKTPSFTVTPELQIFHCYGCGKTGNVIRFVEEIESYTFPEAVRVLAEEAGIPVTWANPDGSKPTAADTERSAVLEAHELTAKLYNYLLNNTQHGRAAKDYLRDRGLGDKLINHFMIGYAPEQWDTLSRFLTARNFDSSLMEKGGLLSAKSDGSGYVDRFRGRIMFPIWDRDGKVTAFAGRIIGEGQPKYLNSPETMLFTKSRTIYNLHHARPAIRKSKQVVLFEGYMDVIKSWSAGVKNGIATMGTALTEEHCSILARQAEEIVICYDGDDAGQAAAMKSIPMLEGAGLRVMVAMLPKGKDPDEYITEYGPDDYLREVIDQPVTTTKFKLIYSRKNHILLKEEGRKNYLLEAAGIVAELDSAIEREVYLQELSREFNFPLEVLKQDCHIKHQELQKKKPGRDNNDNSWNNGRNENRRRSGPPVLMPAYTYVERRLLHVMMRDRDVAQTVHEKLGDAFNIEDHAALAAYLYAFYAQGYDPDAGRFIASLQDERLERTAAAILMMDGDFPFDDAILEADIQDIIKVPRFREIDRKKEEMMQAERAGDHLLAAQMLSEIITLERQLKGTT, encoded by the coding sequence ATGACCTACGGTAAAATACCGGATGACGTTATTGAGGCGGTACGCCGTCATCATGACATCGTAGATACGGTGAGCAAATACGTTCATCTCTCTAAGAACGGCAAGTATATGAAAGGGCTTTGTCCCTTCCACTCGGAGAAGACGCCTTCCTTCACCGTGACGCCGGAGCTGCAGATTTTTCACTGCTACGGCTGCGGCAAGACAGGCAACGTTATCCGGTTCGTGGAAGAGATCGAAAGCTATACCTTTCCAGAAGCGGTCCGAGTGCTTGCCGAAGAGGCAGGCATACCTGTTACATGGGCTAATCCGGACGGCTCGAAGCCAACGGCAGCCGATACGGAACGCAGCGCTGTTCTTGAAGCGCATGAGCTGACTGCAAAGCTGTACAACTATTTGTTGAACAATACGCAGCATGGCCGTGCCGCTAAAGACTATTTGCGCGATCGCGGGCTTGGCGACAAACTGATCAATCATTTTATGATCGGTTATGCGCCGGAACAGTGGGATACGCTAAGCCGGTTCTTAACAGCCAGAAATTTCGATTCCTCCTTAATGGAAAAAGGGGGGCTGCTATCCGCGAAATCAGACGGAAGCGGATATGTGGACCGTTTTCGGGGACGAATTATGTTTCCGATTTGGGATCGGGACGGCAAAGTAACGGCGTTTGCGGGACGAATAATCGGTGAAGGCCAGCCGAAATATTTGAACTCACCGGAAACGATGCTGTTTACGAAAAGCCGCACGATTTACAATCTGCATCATGCGCGACCTGCCATCCGCAAGAGCAAGCAAGTTGTTTTATTCGAAGGGTATATGGATGTTATTAAATCTTGGAGTGCTGGCGTAAAGAACGGGATTGCCACAATGGGAACGGCCTTGACGGAAGAACATTGCAGCATCCTTGCTAGGCAGGCTGAAGAAATTGTGATCTGTTATGACGGTGATGACGCCGGACAAGCTGCCGCTATGAAGTCTATTCCGATGCTCGAAGGAGCAGGGCTTAGAGTGATGGTGGCCATGCTTCCAAAAGGAAAGGATCCGGATGAATATATTACCGAATACGGTCCGGATGATTATCTTCGAGAAGTCATTGATCAGCCTGTCACAACTACAAAATTTAAGCTTATATATTCAAGAAAAAACCATATACTGCTAAAAGAAGAAGGTCGGAAAAATTACTTGCTTGAAGCCGCCGGAATTGTGGCAGAGCTTGATTCGGCTATTGAACGCGAGGTTTACCTGCAGGAGCTTTCACGCGAATTTAATTTCCCATTAGAGGTATTAAAGCAGGATTGTCATATTAAGCATCAAGAATTGCAAAAAAAGAAACCCGGAAGGGATAATAACGACAATTCGTGGAATAATGGTAGGAATGAAAATCGCCGAAGATCGGGGCCTCCTGTGCTAATGCCTGCTTATACGTATGTTGAGCGGAGGCTGCTTCATGTGATGATGCGAGACAGGGATGTGGCGCAAACGGTCCATGAAAAGCTGGGAGACGCGTTCAATATTGAGGATCACGCAGCGCTTGCTGCTTATTTATACGCATTTTATGCGCAGGGCTATGATCCGGATGCCGGGAGGTTTATTGCCTCGCTCCAAGACGAACGTCTGGAGAGAACGGCTGCAGCCATTCTGATGATGGACGGAGATTTTCCTTTTGACGATGCAATTTTGGAAGCCGATATTCAGGACATTATCAAAGTACCTAGGTTCCGGGAGATCGACCGAAAAAAAGAGGAAATGATGCAGGCGGAACGCGCCGGAGATCATCTGCTCGCCGCGCAAATGTTAAGTGAGATTATAACCCTAGAGAGACAGCTAAAAGGAACGACTTGA
- a CDS encoding YaiI/YqxD family protein: MELNQPTVVVDGDACPVKTEIARTARSFGVPVVMVSSYDHRLEPQEGVSVVQVDRSSQSVDLYIVNHIAKGDIVITQDFGLACIAIGKGAVVLSPRGEQYSDENIDYLMERRHESAKKRRAGGKTKGPKAMNHEDRERFQQKLTKVLSNLQEKHDI, encoded by the coding sequence ATGGAGCTGAATCAACCGACAGTCGTCGTTGACGGCGACGCTTGTCCCGTTAAGACCGAAATTGCTCGGACCGCACGCAGCTTTGGTGTCCCGGTTGTCATGGTATCCTCCTATGACCATCGGCTTGAGCCGCAGGAAGGTGTTTCGGTTGTGCAGGTCGACCGGAGCAGCCAATCGGTCGACTTGTATATCGTCAATCATATAGCCAAAGGCGATATCGTGATTACTCAGGATTTTGGTCTGGCATGTATTGCAATTGGAAAAGGGGCGGTCGTCTTGTCTCCGCGCGGCGAGCAGTATTCGGACGAGAACATCGATTATTTGATGGAGCGGCGTCATGAATCTGCAAAAAAAAGGCGTGCCGGAGGTAAAACGAAAGGCCCAAAAGCAATGAATCATGAGGATCGGGAGCGTTTTCAACAAAAGTTGACAAAAGTTTTATCAAACTTGCAGGAGAAACATGACATTTAG